A region of Paraburkholderia sp. BL23I1N1 DNA encodes the following proteins:
- the hpaR gene encoding homoprotocatechuate degradation operon regulator HpaR → MLLLRAREKMMERFRPLITAHGLTEQQWRVIRALNEHGPMEPRHISDICTISSPSMAGVLARMESMELVTKERFAEDQRRVLVSLTDTSVDLVRVISKDLEAHYRELERKVGPEIVERVYRAVDDLLAGLEKDEE, encoded by the coding sequence ATGTTGTTGCTGCGTGCCAGAGAAAAAATGATGGAGCGTTTCCGGCCGTTGATTACCGCGCATGGACTGACGGAACAGCAGTGGCGCGTGATTCGCGCGCTCAATGAGCACGGCCCGATGGAGCCGCGCCACATTTCCGATATCTGTACGATTTCGAGTCCGAGCATGGCCGGCGTGCTCGCGCGTATGGAGAGCATGGAGTTGGTGACGAAGGAGCGTTTCGCGGAGGACCAGCGCCGCGTGCTGGTGTCGCTGACCGATACGAGTGTGGATCTGGTGCGCGTGATCTCGAAGGATCTCGAAGCGCACTATCGCGAGCTGGAGCGCAAGGTAGGGCCGGAAATCGTCGAGCGCGTGTATCGCGCGGTCGACGATCTGCTTGCGGGGCTTGAAAAAGACGAGGAGTGA
- a CDS encoding DSD1 family PLP-dependent enzyme, whose amino-acid sequence MKFDHIDTPAALIDIPRMQKNIARMQAHMNTLGVAFRPHVKTTKCIDVVRAQITAGARGITVSTLKEAEAFFAAGVSDILYAVSIAPSKLPRALGLRRQGCDLKLVVDNPTAAAAIAAFSDQHGETFEVWVEVDTDGHRSGITPEQDTLLEVGWILHENGVTVGGVMTHAGSSYELHTPEALAALAEQERAGCVRAAQRLRDAGIPCPAVSVGSTPTALAAEQLDGVTEVRAGVYVFFDLVMHNVGVCALEDIALSVLATVIGHQADKGWAILDAGWMAMSRDRGTSKQPHDFGYGQPCLLNGTPLGGYVVSGANQEHGILSSTDEGVHVDDIAERFPIGMKLRILPNHACATGAQFPEYHAVSADGDSVEWRRFQGW is encoded by the coding sequence ATGAAATTCGACCATATCGACACCCCTGCCGCGCTGATCGACATCCCCCGGATGCAGAAGAACATCGCGCGAATGCAGGCTCATATGAACACACTGGGCGTGGCATTCCGTCCGCACGTCAAGACCACCAAATGCATCGACGTGGTCCGGGCGCAGATCACCGCCGGGGCGCGCGGCATTACGGTCTCGACCCTCAAAGAGGCGGAGGCTTTCTTTGCAGCCGGCGTCAGCGATATCCTTTACGCGGTCAGCATCGCCCCTTCCAAGCTGCCGCGCGCGCTGGGGTTGCGCCGCCAGGGTTGCGATCTGAAACTGGTGGTGGACAATCCGACCGCCGCCGCAGCCATCGCCGCCTTTTCGGACCAGCACGGTGAAACGTTCGAGGTATGGGTCGAGGTGGACACGGACGGCCACCGCTCCGGCATTACACCGGAACAGGACACGCTGCTGGAAGTCGGCTGGATTCTGCATGAGAACGGCGTCACAGTGGGCGGCGTGATGACCCACGCCGGTTCGAGCTACGAGCTTCATACGCCGGAGGCACTCGCCGCGCTTGCAGAGCAGGAACGCGCGGGCTGCGTGCGCGCGGCGCAGCGGCTGCGCGACGCGGGCATTCCGTGCCCGGCCGTCAGCGTCGGCTCGACCCCCACGGCTCTCGCCGCCGAGCAACTGGATGGCGTGACCGAAGTGCGCGCGGGCGTCTACGTTTTCTTCGATCTGGTCATGCACAACGTCGGCGTGTGCGCGCTTGAAGATATCGCGCTCAGCGTGCTCGCCACCGTGATCGGGCATCAGGCGGATAAAGGCTGGGCGATTCTCGACGCGGGCTGGATGGCCATGAGCCGCGATCGTGGCACTTCGAAGCAGCCGCACGATTTCGGTTACGGCCAGCCCTGTCTGCTGAACGGAACACCGCTTGGCGGATATGTGGTGAGCGGCGCCAATCAGGAGCACGGGATTCTGTCGTCAACAGATGAAGGCGTGCATGTCGACGATATTGCAGAGCGCTTCCCGATCGGCATGAAGCTGCGCATCCTGCCGAATCATGCATGCGCGACCGGTGCGCAATTTCCCGAGTATCACGCGGTCTCGGCGGATGGCGACAGCGTCGAGTGGAGGCGTTTTCAAGGATGGTGA
- a CDS encoding transposase, whose translation MPAPIIDDELWALIEPLLPPPKPRRRRYPGRLPVSDRAALNGILLVLKTGMRWNHLPTRLGFGSGATCWRRLHGWQQAGVWDKLHGLLLDKLRESGQLDFSYAAVDSSSVRAVGAGQKLGQTPPIAHDQGPNTTSP comes from the coding sequence ATGCCGGCACCTATCATCGATGACGAACTGTGGGCACTGATCGAACCGCTACTTCCACCGCCCAAACCGCGACGCAGGCGGTACCCTGGACGGCTGCCGGTCTCGGACCGTGCAGCACTCAATGGCATCCTGCTCGTGCTGAAGACAGGGATGCGATGGAACCATCTCCCGACCCGCCTGGGCTTCGGCTCTGGAGCGACGTGCTGGCGTCGGTTGCACGGCTGGCAGCAGGCCGGAGTGTGGGACAAGCTGCACGGGCTACTGCTCGACAAGCTGCGCGAATCTGGCCAGCTCGATTTCTCATATGCGGCTGTCGATTCATCGTCCGTGCGAGCCGTTGGGGCCGGCCAAAAACTGGGCCAAACCCCACCGATCGCGCACGACCAGGGTCCAAACACCACGTCCCCGTAG
- a CDS encoding IS5 family transposase → MVRASRWGRPKTGPNPTDRARPGSKHHVPVDANGVPVSVIVTGANRNDVTQLLPLVDAIPPIRGTRGRPLRKPKVIYADRGYDSDSHRRRLRERGIRPAIARRRTEHGSGLGKFRWVVERTHSWLHGFRRLRIRFERRSDIHEAFLKLACSLVCWNIFSRTERPF, encoded by the coding sequence ATCGTCCGTGCGAGCCGTTGGGGCCGGCCAAAAACTGGGCCAAACCCCACCGATCGCGCACGACCAGGGTCCAAACACCACGTCCCCGTAGACGCGAACGGCGTTCCTGTCAGCGTGATCGTGACCGGCGCGAACCGCAACGATGTCACGCAACTGCTGCCGCTGGTCGATGCTATCCCGCCGATTCGCGGCACTCGTGGCCGACCGCTTCGCAAGCCCAAGGTCATCTACGCCGACCGTGGCTACGACTCCGACTCGCATCGCCGCAGACTTCGCGAGCGTGGCATCAGACCGGCCATCGCCAGGCGCCGCACCGAACACGGCAGCGGCCTCGGCAAGTTCCGTTGGGTCGTCGAACGGACTCATTCGTGGCTCCATGGTTTCCGTCGTCTTCGCATTCGCTTCGAACGCCGATCCGACATTCATGAAGCATTCCTCAAACTAGCCTGCTCACTCGTCTGCTGGAACATCTTCAGCCGAACTGAGCGCCCTTTTTGA
- a CDS encoding fumarylacetoacetate hydrolase family protein, with translation MMRGRVAYAGAIHEAYPDAHGVRLADGRVRREDEVVWLAPIEVGTIFALGLNYAEHAKELQFNEQEEPLVFLKGPGAVIGHRGFTRRPADVNFMHYECELAVVIGQTAQNVKRANAMQHVAGYMIANDYAIRDYLENYYRPNLRVKNRDGGTVLGPWFVDAADIEDVTQLELRTFVTGTRQQHGNTRDLVTDIPALIEYLSSFMTLAPGDVILTGTPEGIVNVNAGDEVICEIDGLGRLVNTIASDADFGRA, from the coding sequence ATGATGCGCGGCCGTGTTGCGTATGCAGGCGCGATTCACGAAGCCTATCCGGACGCCCATGGCGTGCGCCTCGCCGACGGCCGCGTGCGTCGCGAAGATGAAGTCGTCTGGCTCGCGCCGATCGAAGTCGGCACGATCTTCGCGCTCGGCTTGAATTACGCCGAACATGCAAAGGAATTGCAGTTCAACGAGCAGGAAGAGCCTTTGGTTTTTCTCAAAGGCCCGGGCGCGGTCATCGGTCACCGCGGCTTCACGCGCCGCCCCGCCGACGTCAACTTCATGCACTACGAGTGCGAGCTGGCTGTCGTGATCGGCCAAACCGCGCAGAACGTCAAGCGCGCAAACGCCATGCAACATGTGGCCGGCTACATGATCGCCAACGATTACGCGATCCGCGACTACCTGGAAAACTATTACCGCCCCAACCTGCGCGTGAAGAATCGCGACGGCGGCACGGTACTCGGCCCGTGGTTCGTCGATGCGGCCGACATTGAAGACGTCACGCAACTCGAATTGCGCACATTCGTGACCGGCACGCGTCAGCAGCACGGCAACACGCGCGATCTCGTCACCGATATCCCGGCGTTGATCGAATACCTGAGCAGCTTCATGACCCTCGCACCCGGCGACGTGATCCTGACCGGCACGCCGGAAGGCATCGTCAACGTTAATGCGGGTGACGAAGTGATCTGTGAAATCGACGGCCTTGGCCGTCTCGTCAATACGATTGCATCCGACGCGGACTTCGGCCGCGCCTGA
- the ltrA gene encoding group II intron reverse transcriptase/maturase has product MWEAYQLVKANRGAAGVDDETIAMFEQNLSGNLYKLWNRMASGSYFPPPVKQVEIPKAKGGTRKLGVPTVSDRIAQSVVKLMIEPTLDPVFHPDSYGYRPGKSAKQAIAVTRKRCWQYDWVVEFDIKAAFDQIDHALLMKAVRSHIREDWILLYIERWLTAPFEIADGTKLSRTRGVPQGGVVSPILMNLFMHYAFDSWMKRTYPQCPFARYADDAVVHCRTQAQAEAVMRSIALRLEECGLTMHPEKSKIVYCKDSKRTGAFPNVQFTFLGFTFGPRGARSRHNRLFTGFLPAVSGDALKRMRQVVRGWRVHRRTPATLEEIAQLCNPMIQGWWNYYGAFYRSEMRKLFHYIDQKLAQWARRKYKTLRRRKQRSVRWLGKMKELAPRLFVHWRIARREVG; this is encoded by the coding sequence GTGTGGGAGGCGTATCAACTGGTAAAGGCCAACCGTGGCGCTGCCGGCGTGGATGATGAAACCATCGCCATGTTCGAACAGAATCTCTCGGGAAATCTGTACAAACTGTGGAACCGGATGGCATCGGGGTCGTACTTCCCGCCGCCGGTGAAGCAGGTGGAAATTCCGAAGGCCAAGGGCGGCACGAGAAAGTTGGGCGTGCCCACCGTGTCTGATCGAATTGCTCAAAGTGTTGTCAAGCTCATGATCGAGCCGACACTCGATCCGGTGTTTCATCCTGATTCTTATGGATACCGGCCGGGCAAGTCGGCTAAACAGGCGATTGCTGTGACGCGCAAGCGTTGCTGGCAGTATGACTGGGTTGTTGAGTTTGACATCAAGGCGGCGTTCGATCAGATCGATCATGCGTTGTTGATGAAGGCGGTGCGAAGCCACATCAGGGAGGACTGGATCCTGTTGTACATCGAGCGGTGGCTGACTGCGCCGTTCGAAATCGCGGACGGAACGAAACTGTCCCGGACGCGAGGTGTTCCACAGGGTGGTGTGGTCAGTCCAATCTTGATGAATCTGTTCATGCATTACGCGTTCGATAGCTGGATGAAGCGGACGTATCCACAATGTCCCTTCGCGCGCTACGCCGACGATGCGGTGGTTCACTGCCGCACCCAGGCGCAGGCAGAAGCGGTGATGCGCTCTATTGCATTACGGCTGGAGGAATGTGGGCTGACGATGCATCCGGAGAAGTCGAAAATCGTGTACTGCAAGGACAGCAAGCGTACTGGTGCCTTTCCGAACGTGCAATTTACGTTTCTGGGCTTCACGTTCGGGCCCAGGGGGGCGCGCAGTCGACACAACCGGCTATTTACCGGCTTCCTGCCGGCGGTGAGTGGCGACGCGCTCAAACGGATGAGGCAGGTGGTGCGGGGCTGGCGGGTCCATCGCCGCACGCCAGCGACGCTTGAAGAGATCGCGCAGTTATGCAACCCGATGATACAAGGGTGGTGGAACTACTACGGGGCGTTCTATAGGTCGGAGATGCGAAAGCTCTTCCACTATATAGACCAGAAGCTTGCACAGTGGGCCAGGCGCAAATACAAGACACTACGGCGGCGAAAGCAACGTAGTGTCCGATGGCTCGGCAAGATGAAGGAACTCGCTCCACGGTTGTTCGTTCACTGGCGTATCGCTCGGCGCGAGGTTGGGTAA
- the hpaE gene encoding 5-carboxymethyl-2-hydroxymuconate semialdehyde dehydrogenase yields MRIEHLINGKSGAAKDYFETVNPATQGVLAKVARGGAEEVDAAVRAAKEAFPAWAGKPAAERAKVIRKLGELIAKNVPDISETETKDTGQTISQTRKQLVPRAADNFNYFAEMCTRVDGHTYPTETHLNYTLFHPVGVCALISPWNVPFMTATWKVAPCLAFGNTAVLKMSELSPLTASMLGNLALEAGIPAGVLNVVHGFGKETGEPLVAHPDVHAVSFTGSTATGNRIVQTAGLKKFSMELGGKSPFVIFDDADFERALDAAVFMIFSNNGERCTAGSRILVQRSIYTRFAERFIERAKRLTVGDPLADSTIVGPMISQGHLAKVRSYIELGPKEGATLACGGLDAPDLPDAMRRGNFVQPTVFVDVDNRMRIAQEEIFGPVACLIPFDDEADAIKLANDISYGLSSYIWTESTGRALRVAAAVEAGMCFVNSQNVRDLRQPFGGTKASGVGREGGTWSYEVFLEPKNVCVSLGSHHIPRWGV; encoded by the coding sequence ATGCGAATCGAACATCTGATCAACGGTAAATCGGGCGCCGCGAAAGACTACTTCGAGACGGTGAATCCCGCGACGCAAGGAGTGCTCGCCAAAGTGGCCCGCGGCGGAGCGGAAGAAGTCGACGCCGCCGTGCGCGCGGCCAAAGAAGCGTTTCCGGCATGGGCCGGCAAGCCTGCGGCGGAGCGCGCCAAAGTCATTCGCAAGCTCGGCGAATTGATCGCGAAGAACGTGCCCGACATTTCGGAGACCGAGACGAAAGACACCGGCCAGACGATCTCCCAGACGCGCAAGCAACTCGTGCCGCGCGCCGCCGACAACTTCAACTATTTCGCGGAGATGTGCACGCGCGTCGACGGCCATACGTATCCCACCGAGACGCACCTGAACTACACGCTGTTCCATCCGGTCGGCGTGTGCGCGCTGATCTCGCCGTGGAACGTGCCGTTCATGACGGCAACGTGGAAAGTTGCACCCTGTCTCGCGTTCGGCAACACCGCTGTGCTGAAAATGAGCGAACTGTCGCCGCTGACTGCCTCGATGCTCGGCAATCTCGCACTCGAAGCCGGTATTCCTGCCGGCGTGCTGAACGTCGTGCACGGCTTCGGCAAGGAAACCGGCGAACCGCTGGTGGCGCATCCGGATGTGCATGCAGTGTCGTTTACCGGGTCGACGGCAACGGGCAACCGCATCGTGCAAACCGCGGGTCTGAAGAAGTTTTCAATGGAACTCGGCGGCAAGTCGCCGTTCGTGATTTTCGACGACGCCGATTTCGAACGCGCACTCGATGCCGCCGTGTTCATGATCTTCTCGAACAACGGCGAGCGCTGCACGGCGGGCTCGCGCATTCTGGTGCAACGCTCGATTTACACGCGCTTTGCCGAGCGTTTTATCGAACGCGCAAAACGCTTGACGGTGGGCGATCCGCTGGCTGATAGCACGATCGTCGGTCCGATGATCAGCCAGGGACATCTGGCCAAGGTCCGCAGTTATATCGAACTGGGTCCGAAAGAAGGCGCGACACTTGCGTGCGGCGGGCTCGATGCACCTGACTTGCCCGACGCCATGCGCCGAGGCAACTTCGTTCAGCCAACGGTGTTCGTCGACGTCGACAATCGCATGCGGATCGCGCAGGAAGAGATCTTCGGCCCGGTCGCCTGCCTGATTCCGTTCGACGACGAAGCCGACGCGATCAAGCTCGCCAACGACATCTCGTACGGCTTGTCGAGCTACATCTGGACTGAGAGCACCGGCCGCGCGTTGCGCGTCGCCGCAGCCGTCGAAGCGGGCATGTGTTTCGTCAACAGCCAGAACGTACGCGATCTGCGTCAGCCGTTCGGCGGCACGAAGGCATCGGGCGTGGGCCGCGAAGGCGGCACGTGGAGCTACGAAGTGTTCCTCGAACCGAAGAACGTGTGCGTATCGCTCGGCTCGCATCACATTCCACGCTGGGGTGTTTGA
- the hpaI gene encoding 4-hydroxy-2-oxoheptanedioate aldolase: protein MSLPQNTFKRALAEGKLQFGLWAALADAYVTELLATAGFDWLLIDNEHAPNDVRSTLAQLQVVAAYASHPVVRPVRSDSALIKQLLDIGAQTLLLPMIDTAEQATDAVAATRYPPQGIRGVGSALARASRWNRIPDYLNAAADELCVLVQVETMQGMENLSAIAAVDGVDGVFFGPADLSASMGLLGRPGDARVREAICNGIGRVRDAGKAAGVLAVDAGIATEYLAAGATFVAVGTDTGLLSRAAADLAASYKKSAVVAGPAKGGY, encoded by the coding sequence ATGTCCTTACCGCAAAACACATTCAAGCGCGCGCTGGCTGAAGGCAAGCTGCAATTCGGATTATGGGCGGCACTTGCCGATGCTTACGTGACCGAATTGCTGGCCACGGCCGGTTTCGATTGGTTGCTGATCGACAATGAGCACGCACCGAACGATGTTCGCAGCACGCTGGCGCAATTGCAGGTGGTGGCTGCGTATGCATCGCATCCGGTGGTGCGTCCGGTGCGAAGCGATAGCGCGTTGATCAAGCAATTGCTGGACATCGGCGCCCAGACGTTGTTGCTGCCGATGATCGACACGGCGGAACAGGCGACGGACGCCGTCGCGGCGACGCGTTACCCACCGCAGGGTATTCGCGGCGTGGGGAGTGCGTTGGCGCGGGCCTCGCGGTGGAATCGGATTCCTGATTATCTGAACGCCGCGGCTGATGAGTTGTGTGTGCTGGTGCAGGTGGAAACGATGCAAGGCATGGAGAATCTTTCGGCGATTGCGGCGGTGGACGGTGTTGACGGAGTGTTTTTTGGTCCGGCGGATTTGAGTGCATCGATGGGATTGCTGGGCAGGCCGGGGGACGCTCGCGTACGCGAGGCGATATGCAATGGCATTGGGCGGGTGCGGGATGCGGGTAAGGCGGCGGGCGTGCTGGCAGTGGATGCCGGGATTGCCACCGAATACCTGGCGGCGGGCGCGACGTTTGTGGCGGTGGGGACGGATACAGGTTTGTTGAGCCGCGCGGCGGCGGATTTGGCGGCTTCGTATAAGAAGAGTGCTGTCGTGGCGGGACCCGCGAAGGGTGGGTATTGA
- a CDS encoding HAD family hydrolase, whose translation MTSLPLPTAYPKAVLFDLLTALLDSWTSWNHAAGSESAGRAWRAAYLRLTYGCGQYIAYEQLVRAAAVEVALPESAAHALEADWLKLTPWSGALDTLQALSPHCKLAIVTNCSIRLGTQAANLFPIKWDAIVTAEEAGMYKPNPLPYRLALGKLGVAAHEAAFVAGSSYDMFGTAAVGLRTYWHNRVGLPLVTGAQAPEVEAPTLDALAPWLSRFGSVQNHAIPR comes from the coding sequence ATGACTTCTTTACCGCTCCCAACCGCCTACCCCAAGGCGGTGCTCTTCGACCTCCTGACCGCCCTGCTCGACTCCTGGACATCATGGAATCACGCCGCGGGTTCGGAATCTGCGGGCCGTGCGTGGCGTGCGGCCTATTTGCGCCTGACCTATGGCTGCGGCCAATACATTGCGTATGAACAATTGGTGCGCGCGGCAGCCGTCGAAGTCGCACTGCCGGAATCCGCGGCGCACGCACTCGAAGCTGACTGGTTGAAGCTCACGCCCTGGAGCGGTGCCCTCGACACTTTGCAGGCGCTTAGTCCGCATTGCAAACTGGCTATCGTCACCAACTGCTCGATCCGCCTCGGCACGCAGGCTGCGAACCTTTTTCCAATCAAGTGGGACGCGATCGTGACCGCTGAAGAAGCCGGTATGTACAAGCCGAACCCGTTGCCTTACCGGCTCGCACTCGGCAAACTCGGCGTAGCGGCCCACGAGGCCGCGTTCGTGGCCGGCTCCAGCTACGATATGTTCGGCACGGCCGCGGTCGGCTTGCGAACCTACTGGCATAACCGCGTCGGCCTGCCACTCGTGACGGGAGCGCAAGCGCCCGAGGTGGAGGCGCCGACGCTCGACGCACTGGCCCCGTGGCTCAGCCGTTTCGGGTCAGTCCAGAACCACGCTATTCCCCGGTGA
- a CDS encoding fumarylacetoacetate hydrolase family protein, with the protein MFALADHLLHPEGDALPRDVDARAVAALLARGVACRAPVSGAVYGTLLNDRAALEALGDAVHAAPYKAPPKAPILYLKPRNTFAGHRARVVVPDNALGVEVGASLGIVMGRTATRVNASQAFDYIVGYTLVADLSVPHASVYRPSVRFRARDGFCVIGPAVVAARHVATPDDLTIRVALPGREVFTASTAASVRKVAQLIADVTDFMTLSAGDVITLGVPHGSPVAHIGDTATLSIGGLPPLEVSFAGAEEQDGEQP; encoded by the coding sequence ATGTTTGCCCTTGCCGATCACCTGCTGCATCCCGAAGGCGACGCGCTGCCTCGCGACGTGGATGCGCGCGCCGTCGCCGCGCTGCTCGCCCGTGGGGTAGCCTGTCGCGCGCCCGTTTCCGGCGCGGTTTATGGAACCTTGCTGAACGACCGCGCGGCGCTGGAGGCATTGGGCGACGCGGTGCATGCCGCTCCGTATAAAGCGCCACCGAAAGCGCCGATTCTCTATCTGAAGCCGCGCAATACGTTCGCCGGTCATCGCGCCCGCGTTGTCGTACCTGATAACGCATTGGGCGTGGAAGTCGGCGCTTCGCTGGGTATCGTGATGGGTCGCACTGCAACACGCGTCAACGCGAGCCAGGCGTTCGATTACATCGTCGGCTACACGTTGGTCGCCGATCTGAGCGTGCCGCACGCGAGCGTGTACCGGCCTTCGGTCCGGTTCCGGGCGCGCGACGGCTTTTGCGTCATCGGCCCGGCGGTGGTTGCAGCACGTCATGTTGCTACGCCCGACGATTTGACGATCAGGGTTGCGCTGCCAGGACGCGAGGTCTTCACGGCGAGCACGGCGGCGTCGGTCCGCAAGGTCGCTCAATTGATCGCGGACGTCACCGATTTCATGACACTCAGCGCCGGCGACGTCATTACGCTTGGCGTGCCGCATGGCTCGCCGGTTGCGCATATCGGCGACACGGCCACGCTGTCGATTGGCGGATTGCCGCCGCTCGAGGTGTCGTTTGCCGGTGCGGAAGAACAAGATGGAGAACAGCCATGA
- the hpaD gene encoding 3,4-dihydroxyphenylacetate 2,3-dioxygenase, giving the protein MGKLALAAKVTHVPSLYLSELDGPHKGCRQPAIDGHHEIGRRCHEFGVDTIVVFDVHWLVNSEYHINCAPKFEGVYTSNELPHFIKNMPYAYPGNVGLGDLIAEVANEMGVRSRAHSTTTLELEYGTLVPMRYMNSDQHFRTVSVAGWCMWHDLETSARFGLAVRKAIEERYDGTVAILASGSLSHHFANNGTAEQFMHKVWSPFLEQMDRKVVELWEAGDWKTFCEMLPLYNEKCWGEGGMHDTAMLLGALGWDRYDGRVEVVTPYFGSSGTGQINAIFPVTPLPA; this is encoded by the coding sequence ATGGGCAAGCTCGCGTTGGCAGCAAAAGTCACTCACGTCCCGTCGTTATACCTGTCCGAACTTGACGGTCCGCATAAGGGCTGCCGTCAGCCCGCAATCGACGGTCACCATGAAATCGGCCGACGCTGCCACGAATTTGGCGTGGATACGATCGTCGTATTCGACGTGCATTGGCTCGTGAACAGCGAATACCACATCAATTGCGCGCCGAAATTCGAGGGCGTCTATACGAGCAACGAGTTGCCGCACTTCATCAAGAACATGCCGTACGCGTATCCCGGCAATGTCGGGCTCGGCGATCTGATCGCGGAAGTCGCCAACGAAATGGGCGTCAGGAGCCGGGCGCACAGCACGACCACGCTCGAACTTGAGTACGGCACGCTCGTGCCCATGCGCTATATGAATAGCGACCAGCACTTCAGGACTGTGTCGGTGGCGGGCTGGTGCATGTGGCACGACCTCGAAACCAGCGCGCGCTTCGGCCTCGCCGTACGCAAAGCCATCGAGGAACGATACGACGGCACCGTGGCGATTCTGGCGAGCGGGTCGTTGAGCCACCATTTCGCCAACAATGGCACCGCCGAGCAGTTCATGCATAAGGTGTGGAGCCCATTCCTCGAACAGATGGACCGCAAGGTGGTCGAGTTGTGGGAAGCCGGTGACTGGAAGACCTTCTGCGAGATGCTGCCGCTTTATAACGAGAAATGCTGGGGCGAAGGCGGCATGCACGACACCGCGATGCTGCTCGGCGCGCTCGGTTGGGATCGTTACGACGGCAGGGTGGAAGTCGTCACGCCGTATTTCGGCAGTTCCGGCACCGGCCAGATCAATGCGATCTTCCCTGTGACGCCCCTGCCCGCTTAA
- a CDS encoding LysR family transcriptional regulator — translation MNDSADIRFLLTIRESGSLIAAARKLALSPSAVTQRLQQLEKKLGTQLVNRTARRLQFTEEGTLLCERGAELVQQFDALFDDLQTRRGGLIGTLKINAPLGFGRRHLAPAIADFQQHNPDIDVALTLSDQPLTETMDRFDIVVHIGELPVSNLVGYTIAPNARFVCAAPSLFRHLGQPDSPEALSKLPCIVLRENNEDVSLWQFSKGRTRRSVRVSSHLSCNDGDVIRQWACEGRGVILRSEWDVADDIAKGRLVRLLQGWKAPDANVIALTHQRAGLPARTRHFMQYLQGRFRPLPPWRR, via the coding sequence ATGAACGACTCGGCCGATATCCGGTTTCTGCTGACCATCCGCGAAAGTGGCAGCCTGATCGCCGCGGCGCGAAAACTGGCCCTGTCGCCCTCGGCGGTGACCCAGCGCCTGCAACAACTCGAAAAGAAGCTGGGTACGCAGCTGGTAAACCGCACGGCGCGCCGTTTGCAGTTCACGGAAGAAGGCACGCTCCTGTGCGAACGCGGCGCCGAACTGGTCCAGCAGTTCGACGCGCTGTTCGACGACTTGCAGACCCGCCGGGGCGGCCTGATCGGCACCCTGAAGATCAATGCGCCGCTGGGATTCGGCCGGCGCCACCTGGCGCCCGCCATCGCCGACTTCCAGCAACACAACCCGGATATCGACGTAGCGCTCACGCTGTCCGACCAGCCGTTGACCGAGACGATGGACCGCTTCGACATCGTTGTGCATATCGGCGAGTTGCCGGTATCGAATCTGGTCGGTTATACGATTGCACCGAATGCGCGCTTCGTATGCGCCGCGCCTTCGCTGTTCAGGCATCTTGGTCAACCGGACTCGCCGGAAGCATTGAGCAAGCTGCCGTGCATCGTGCTGCGCGAGAACAACGAGGATGTCTCGCTTTGGCAGTTCAGCAAGGGCCGTACGCGTCGCAGCGTGCGCGTTTCGTCGCATTTGAGCTGTAACGACGGCGACGTGATCCGCCAATGGGCTTGCGAAGGCCGCGGCGTGATCCTGCGCTCCGAATGGGATGTAGCCGACGACATCGCGAAGGGACGACTCGTGCGCTTGCTGCAAGGCTGGAAGGCGCCGGACGCAAACGTGATCGCGCTCACGCATCAGCGAGCCGGGTTGCCGGCCCGTACGCGGCATTTCATGCAGTATTTGCAGGGCAGATTCAGGCCGTTGCCGCCGTGGAGAAGATAG
- a CDS encoding 5-carboxymethyl-2-hydroxymuconate Delta-isomerase — protein sequence MPHLTLEYSANLADEASIGQLCKKLAASLDAQRENEQRVFPLGGIRVRALRCDQYCIADDRADAAFLHANLKIAAGRSDAEKKATGDALFEVIKQYFITEFEQHGLALSLEINEFSEAGTWKHNNLHARLKANTQG from the coding sequence GTGCCGCATTTGACACTTGAATACAGCGCTAACCTCGCTGACGAAGCAAGCATCGGCCAACTGTGCAAAAAGCTGGCTGCCAGCCTTGACGCACAGCGCGAGAACGAACAGCGCGTTTTTCCGCTCGGCGGCATTCGCGTGCGCGCTTTGCGTTGCGATCAGTACTGCATTGCCGATGACAGAGCCGACGCGGCCTTCCTGCACGCGAACCTGAAGATCGCCGCGGGCCGCTCGGACGCCGAAAAAAAGGCGACCGGGGATGCGTTGTTTGAAGTGATCAAACAGTACTTCATTACCGAGTTTGAACAACACGGCCTGGCGTTGTCGTTGGAGATCAATGAGTTCAGCGAAGCAGGAACGTGGAAACACAACAATTTGCACGCGCGGCTTAAGGCTAATACACAAGGCTAA